The Aphelocoma coerulescens isolate FSJ_1873_10779 chromosome 15, UR_Acoe_1.0, whole genome shotgun sequence genome segment CAGtgcttttaattactttttttttagttacatCTCAGTTGAATCTTGAAGTCCAAGGGAagcaaaaaatgcagagaacaggTTAGGTTAGAATAAAAATGGAGGCTACAGTATGTAAAATTGATATGGCCAGGAGAGGGAAGAAGCAAGACAGAGGTTGTTACATCTTCCTCACAGGTTTATTGGAGTACCTACTGTTAAACTGAAAGCAGCTGCCATACATGGATTTTTGTTAGGCAAGCACCATATAGTgtgagaggaggaagaaagtggTAAAGAAATGTCTGGTTTATGACTCATAGCTGATCAGGACATTAAATCAGATGGGGAAAATGCAGTTTTAGATGTCACTAGTACTTCAGGTTCTCTTCAAGAAGTTAAGAAACATATTAGAAGGTCCCTTGGTGGGACTTATTTCCTCCAGAGTTTCCAGCTCCACTGAAGTGAGATGTCTGCTGAAAGACAGGCACCTCTCAGGCATGAATCCCCCAACCTGAGGCGGGGGGAATATAGACTGGAAACACCTGCATCTTAACCACCTGTAGAGAGTCAGGACACCTCTAACTGCACAAAACTTAATTATATGTACTGTGACCAGCTAGATTTGGGTAAACACTTCTTATCTGAAGTCCACTGCACTTAATACAACTGATTCTTGTGATCTTTTGTAACAAATTGGACTATGGTTCAGTTTTTTGTAGTCAGTCTTGACACAAATTTGAACCTTTTAGTTTATACTGAGAATCCCAGTATTCTTCTGGCTTTTGGGAGGCAACGTAGTGAAGTCCTGCTGTGAGAGGTCAGGCACTGTAACTAAGCATGGAGCTGGTTAAATTTATAAGGCCCATGGgtacaagggggaaaaaaaaggaatgccaAGTCTAACCAGTTTTGCTGAAGCGGTAACAGACAAAACGGTATTTACCTTATCTTGTACTCCAGCAAACTCAATCATCTGTTTAGCTACAGCAGCAAATTCTGGGTTGAACTCTACAGTGAGCAGACGAGCTCCTGCCTTCAGTAGCCGAGAAATCCTCACTGCTGAGTAGCCACAGTatgttcccagctccagggcaaCTGATGGATTGGCCTCTTCCACTGTCTTGTCTAGAATTAGACCTGATTAAAATGGGAAAAGGTTAGTTTTTGACAAAATCAAACTGGTTCATATACAGAAGAGCAAGTCAGTGACAAGAAACTTAGAAAATCCATGTACTCAGTTGCTAAggacattaaaaaattaagagtTGATGTCAAATTATATACTGTATCCTTTGCAAACTGGTTTATTTGTGATCACGTTAATCATGGACATTTTAAATTTCAGAATTCAAACTTTCAGCTAAAAGAAATATTAGTTTCACAATATACACATTTCTGAGTAAGGAATTCCCTGAATATAACTTATGTAATTCCCTGAATTAACTAATTTATAGTGTTAGAAGGGGAAATgcagtaattttttccaagaacTTATTGCAGTAACTGGCCGTATTTGTGAAATATATAACTACTGGATTTTGAGGGCTCATGTTTGTTGCAAATGTTACATGCTGTGTTCTGATACAAAATTTCTTATCCTAAATATTcatctttaaaggaaaaagaaaagtctacTTACAAAGTTGCAAAATATTTGGTTTCACTACATGAATTTGTGGGATGGAAAGCATTAGTCAATTGTTAACAACAGAAAATGTTCCCAAAAAGAAGTGACAGTGTACTATATTCAGTCCTTTTGAAGAAAAGGATTTATTCGTGAGAAAACTATTTCCTCTTACTTGTATGGCTAGAAACTAGATAACTAAACTGAAAAATTAGTGGAAGGGATTTTATGCTAAGCCATAGTCATTAAGTGATATTTTTCTGGGTGTTGTTTATGAATatgatgatgaggaggaggcaCCTTGAGGCTATGTCACTCTTGAAATCTCAGGGCCTAAAGATGCACTAGCTTTGATGGCTCTTATCTGAGGAAAGGCCATCAGAGCAAAACTAGAGTGAAATTATTAAGAATTTAATCACAAATGTTAAAAGTTTAAAGCTTAAAGTATTCCTACTCAGCCACCACCCACTGTTTTGCTGGCCTAAGCACCCCAGCCAGGTATGCTGAGCAGCTACTTTCAAAAACTGTACCCATGTCAGAGGAGCATTTTTATTACAATGCTTACAGTTGTATTTCATTAGCTATGTTAATCCCAGACTAAGCAAATTTCCCCAGAAATTTCCCAGTAAGAGGTACTTTTGTTTATAATTCATAAGGGAACATATTAACATTTTGCCATTATAGTCTTTTGAAAAGattgctgctttcctgcagctatGAAAAAAGGTTTTTGTTCCCATATTTTTCTTCAGGAGGCAAGAACAAGATGATTTATTTGCTAAATAGCAACAATGTCTGATACTGTATGACATGGATAGGATTTCTCCCTTCAACAGAAACTTCTAATTTATGCTTGCATACACAAAATTCATATAGTTTAAcataatttgggttttttttcaatttgctATCTTGTTGTTAAGGACCTGAAAGTATTTAACATAATAAATTATGCCTTAAAGGCACCCTGTGTAAAAAGTGAGGTATAATGCAACCCTAGATTTTTCCCATCAGTTGTCACTCTCTGCTTACACACTTGCAATGTGCACAACACAGAAACCCACATCTGGTCTTGTGACTTTGTGGATGAGTCACTGGATACCCCTCCTCCAAAACATCTGCACGAGCAGGCACCACTGTTCACAGAACTATTCAGCTGACCACAAGGCTgtgtgggttgggttttttgcagcagcagcagcagatggaaGTTGTGATGTGAATACAAATAGATGTCCTATACTGTTCTAGTCTTGAAGGATCTTTCAGATGCTGATCCCTGCTGCAATTACCTTTCTCATTGCCCACATTCATGGCCCACTCTTTCTGGGAGCAGTATTTATCTATAGTGGCCACCACACTACAGGGGTCCCCTCGGACTGCATTCTGCAGCACAAAATTTAAAATCCTCTGTTCTTTGCTCTGATTCATGATGAAATTGGTTACTTTCTCCCGGATTATTTCATTCCAGATAAGGGCAGCAGTGCCATTTCTCCTGATGAGCAACACAATGAGCAG includes the following:
- the COMT gene encoding catechol O-methyltransferase, with translation MLESSSVPLFIVFILLFILLLIVLLIRRNGTAALIWNEIIREKVTNFIMNQSKEQRILNFVLQNAVRGDPCSVVATIDKYCSQKEWAMNVGNEKGLILDKTVEEANPSVALELGTYCGYSAVRISRLLKAGARLLTVEFNPEFAAVAKQMIEFAGVQDKVKLLEGPSEEIIPQLKKKYEVDTLDFVFLDHWKDRYTPDTILLQECNLLRKGSVLLADNVIFPGAPDFLNYVRKSPHFQCTSYPSHLEYMQVEDAMEKAVFLG